In Corallococcus caeni, the DNA window TCGTGACCCTCAACCCCGGAACATCTTGTGGAACAGCCGCATGAACATGCCCGACTTGGGCGCGGTCTCCGGGCGGCCGGAATGCTGTTGCTGCGCCTGGGACTGGAGGTCCAGCTTCTGCTTCAGCTTCTTGAGGTCCGGATCGATGGAGAAGGTGCTGAACTCATCGTTCCCTTCAAGGGCTGTCTGGATCTTCCGCGCGCGGGATTCGTCGTGGCTCATGTCGCGTCTCCTGACCGGGTCCAGACCCTAGCACGGGGCACACCGGGCCCTCCTCATCCGGACAGCCCTCCTGTCCGCTTGCCCGCACACCCACCCGCGCGCGGATAATCCCTCCCATGCGACGCCCTTCCCGCTTCCGTCCCCTCTCCGCCGTCGGTCTGCTCACCCCGTTCCTCCTGCTCGCCTGCATCCCTGACGGGGACCCGGACGACTCGACCGCGGACGCGGGGCTGGATGGAGGCCTGCTGGCCGACGGCGGCACCGACACCGACGCGGGGACCGTGGAGCTCTCGCAGTTCGCCCGCGACATGCTGGAGGCCCACAACGCGGCCCGCGCCGCCGCGAAGCCCACGCCGTCCCCCGCGCTGGAGCCGCTCACGTGGGACCCCGCCGTGGCGGAGGTCGCCCAGAAGTGGGCGGACAACTGCGTGTTCGAGCACAACCCGAACCGGGGCAACGCGGGAGAGAACATCGCCTGGTCCAGCCCGGGCTACTGGGACACGAAGGGCGTGGTGAAGGCCTGGGTGGACGAGGTGGCGGACTACGACTACGCGAAGAACACCTGCAAGACAGGCGCGCAATGCGGCCACTACACGCAGGTGGTGTGGCGCAACACCCGCCGCCTGGGCTGCGCCATGCAGCGCTGCACCAAGAGCGGCTCCACGTCGGACTTCTACGTGTGCAACTACGCGCCGCCGGGCAACTACGTGGGCCAGCGTCCGTACTGAAGGACGCTGACCCCACCGTGAGCCCTCAGCGCTTGAGCGTGCGCGCGAGGAACGCGGACGTCTCCGCCCAGGCGGACGCGGCGGCGCGCTCGTCGTAGCGGGCGCCGGACGGGTTGGCGAAGGCGTGGTCCGCGTCGTACTCCACGATGCGGCTGCGCACGCCGGCCTCCTCCAGCGCCTTCTCGAAGGCCTGCACCGTCTCCGGCGGGATGGACTTGTCCTTCGTGCCGAAGATGCCCAGCACCTGCGCCTTGATGGTGGACAGCTGCTGGGGGTCCGTCACGGGGTGGCCGTAGTAGATGACGGCCGCGCTCAGCTCCGGGATGGCCATGGCGGTGCGCAGCGACCAGCCACCACCGAAGCACCAGCCGATGCTGCCGGTGCGCGGGGCCTGGATGCGCGGGTCGCCCTTGAGGAACGCGTGCGCGGCCAGCAGCGTCTTCGTGGCCTGGTCGTCGTCCACCTGCTTCACCAGCGCGAGCGCCTCGTCGGGGTTGGTGCCCACCTTGCCGTGGTAGAGGTCCACCGCGAGCGCCGCGTAGCCCTCCGCCGCCAGCCGGTCCGTCCAGGCCTGCACGTGCTCGTTGAGGCCCCACCACTCGTGGATGACGATGATGGCGGGCAGGGGGCCCTTCGCGTTCGGGGGCAGGCTCAGGTAGGCCTTGGAGCCGTCGGACAGCTCCACCTGCTGGCCCTTGCGCTCGGGGGCGGCGTCCTTGCGCAGGGTGTGCATGGCCTTGAACTCCTCCTCGGAGACAGCGCCCGTGGCGGACGGCGTGCGCGACACCTCCGCCGGCTTGCCCGTCGCGCAGGCGCCCAGCATCAGCGCCGCCGCCAGCACCCACGTGAGCCTCTTCATGTCCGGCCTCATCGTCGTCCGTGTCCTTTCCGGGCCCGCGCTTGCCGGCCCGCTCCGCGTGCGCTTCCGGGCGTAGCGCGGCGGAGGCGGAGGCGCCAGTGCGTTGAAGCTCTGGACGAAGCTCCGGAGGCCGGACGCGAAGAGGGCCGGCGCGAGGGAAGTCCCCCACGTCCGGCCCTCGTTCTCACCCCTCCCGCGAGCGGGAGGCGGTGGCTACTTCGTCGCCGGGGGCGGCTTGGTGGCCGGGGGCGGCTTCGCGCCGGGGGCCGGGGGGGTGCCCATGCCGCCGGGCATGCCGGGCATTCCCGGAGGAGCCTCGGGGGCCTTCACGATCTCCAGCAGCTCCACGTCGAACACCAGGGCGGCGCCGCCGGGGATGTTCGGGGGCGCGCCGCGGTCGCCGTAGGCGATGTCGGAGGGGCACACGAGCTGCGCCTTGCCGCCGACCTTCATCTTCTGGAGGCCCTCGGTCCAGCACTTGATGACGCCCTGGAGCGGGAACTGCGTGGGCTCACCGCGCTTGTAGGAGGAGTCGAACTCCTTGCCGTCCGCGAGCGTGCCCTTGTAGTGCACCTTCACGACGTCGGAGGCCTGGGGCTGGGGACCGGTGCCCGCCTGGGTCTCCTTGTAGATGAGGCCGGACTCGGTCTTCACCGCGCCGGGCTCCTTGGCCTTCTCCTCCAGGAACGCCTTGGCCTTCTCCTTCTCCGCGTTGGCCTTGCGCAGCGACCGCTCGCGCGCGAGGTCCTGGAGCTTGGGACCGTAGGTCTCCAGGTCCACGTCGGACTTCTGGCCCGTCACCTGCGCGGTGAGGCCGGCCTTCACGAACTCCAGCTCCTGCGGGGTCATGTCGAACACGCTGATGCTGCGGCCGATGGACAGGCCCAGCGCATACAGCGTCTTCTGCTCCTCGGTCTGCGGAGCGCCAGCGGCGCCCGCCGTCGTGGTGCCGGTGGCGGAGGTCTCGCCCGGCTTCGCACCCTGGCCCTGGCAGGCCGTCAGGCTCAGCATCGCCGCGATCAGGATCGTCTTCTTCATCATGATGTCGTCGCCTTTCCTTTGGCTCAGCGGCGGCCGACCGCCCCCCGCTGCATGCCTGGGGCGCGGTGTACTACAGAAAGTGCCCGGCATCCTCTTGGGAACCGTGCTTTCCCCGGAAGGGGGTCCACGCAGGTAGGACAACCGGCCGCCGGCCCCCCAAACCGGCGGAAAGGCTCCGGATTCCCGGCTACCGGGAGGAGCGTCCGCCGAAGGCGGCCTGGGCGACCAGGAGCAGGACGATGGCACCCAGGATGGCGCCGCCGAAGCCGGTGGGCTCCGGGTCGCGCCAGTTCGTCCCCCGCCAGACGGACGTGAGGAAGCCGCCCACGAAGGCCCCGGCGACGCCCAGGAGCGTGGTGCCGATGCACCCCAGGCGCTGGTTCCCCGGCAGCACGGCCCGGGCGATGAGCCCCGCGAAGAAGCCGAAGATGATCCACCCCAACAGCCCCATGACGTCCTCCCGTGCGGCGAGTGAAGGCCCGCAATGTGGCGCACGGGAAGCGAGGGCGGAAGTCCACCCCCGTGTGGCATAGGCTGCCGCGCGACCCATGAGCCCCCTCCGCCGTGCCACCCGGGATGACAACGCCGCGCTGCTGGACCTGTTCGGCGACGTGCCCATGACCGGGGACCTGGTGCTCAGCACGCAGCGCTCTCCCGACTACTTCGGCCTGTTTGCCATGCAGCGCGGCGAGGCGGAGGTCTGGACCCACGGGGACCCCTCCCGCCTGGACGGCATGGGGGCCATCCACGTCCGCGACGGGTGGCTGGAGGGCCGGCCCTGCCGAGTGGGCTACCTGGGCGACCTTCGCACCCGCTTCTCCGCGCGCCGCGCCCGGGGTCTGGCCCGGTTCTATGGGCCCGTCCTGGAGGAGACCTCCCAGCGCCACGGCGTGGACGTCTTCCTCACCGCCGTCATGGCCTCCAACGCCGCCGCGCTCCAGGCGCTCGTGCGCCGCGCGGCCTCACGGGAAGCGCAGCCGCACTACCACCTGATGCGCGCGTTCTCCGCCGTCTCCGTCCAGTTCGTCCTGCGCCGCAAGCCGCGCCGCGGCCGCTACACCGTGCGCCGGGCCACCGCCGCGGACGTGCCCGCCATGGCCGCGCTGCTGGACGCGGACCACCGCTCGCGCCCCTTCGGCTACCGCTATGACACCGGGGAACTGGAGCACAGGCTCGCGCGCTGGCCGGGCTTGCGCGTGGAGGACTCGTTCCTCGCGTTCGACCCGGCGGGACAGCTGGTGGGCTGCACCTCCGCGTGGAACCCGGACGCCGTGAAGCGCTACCGCGTGCTCGCGTACCGGGGCGGCATGAAGTGGGTGCGCCGGGGCTTCAACGCGCTGGCCACCGTCACCGGCGCGCCCCGCCTGCCCGCGCCCGGCGGCGACTTCCGCTACTTCTACCTCTGCAACACCAGCATCCCCTCGGAGGACCCCGCCGTCCTGCGCGCGCTGCTGGACGCCGTCTACGCCGCGTTCCACGGCCAGGGCTTCCACTTCTTCACCGTGCAGCAGGACGCCGCAGACCCGCTGGCCTCCGCCTTCGACGGCTTCCTCCAGCGGCGGCTGGACTTCCACCTCTACGCCGTCACGCCCGCCTCGCGCCCCCCGAGGACCTTCCCCGGGGGACGCACCGGCTTTGAAATCTGCCTGCCCTGACGCTCACACCACGCGCGTCTTCCAGCGCCCGCGCCGGAACAGGACGATGCCCAGCACGGACATCGCCGCGAAGGCCGCCGGCACCGCGAGGTACGCGCCCACCGGGCCCAGGCCCAGCGGCTTCGCCAGCACCCACGCCAGGGGCAGCTCCAGCGCCCAGAGGCACCCCAGGTCGATGAGCGTGGGCGTCCGCGTGTCCCCCGCGCCGTTGAACGCGGAGGTGATGACCATGCCGTACGCGGCGGAGAAGAAGCTCAGGCTGAAGACGCGCAGCGCCGTCGCGCCCTCCTCCACCACCGCGGGGTCCGTCGTGAAGAGCCCCAGCAGCGGATGCGCGAAGACGAAGAACAGCACCCCGATGGTGCCCAGCACCATCAGGTTGTACCGGCCCGCGAGCCACACCGCCTTCGCGCCCCGGTCCGGGTCCCCCGCGCCCATGCTCTGTCCCAACAGCGTGGCCGCCGCGTTGCCCAGGCCCCACGCGGGCATCAGTGCGAACATCACGATGCGGATGGCGATGGTGTAGCCCGCGAGCGCCGTGCTGCCGAACGACGCCACGATGCGCACCAGCACCACCCAACTGGACGTGCTCACCAGCGCCTGCACCATGCCCGCGCCCGACAGCCGCAGCATCGCGAGCATCGTCGCGGGCTCCAGCGCCACGTGCTCGCGACGCACCTGGAGCCGGCCGTTCGAACGGATCAACCGGTAGAGCTGGTACACCACGCCCGCGCTGCGGCCCAGCGTGGTGGCCCATGCCGCGCCCACCACGCCCATCTCCGGGAACGGCCCCAAGCCGAAGATGAGACACGGCGCGAGCAGGATGTTGAGCCCGTTGGCCAGCATCAGCACGCGCATCGCGATGGCCGCGTCGCCCGCGCCCCGGAAGATGGCGTTGATGAGGAAGAGCAGCAGGATGCTCACCACGCCGCCCATCATCACGCGCGTGTAGCCCACGCCGTGCTCCAGCACCCACGGCGAGCCACCGAGCGCCGCCAGGATGGGCCGGGCGAAGACGATGCCCGTTACGGCCAGCACCGCGGAGATGACCACGCCCAGGCCAATGGCCTGCACCGCCGTGCGCCCCGCCCGCTCGGTGTCCTTCTCTCCAATGCGGCGGGCCACCATCGCCGTGGCGCCGATGCTCAGGCCCATGCCCGCGGCGTAGATGATGACGAGGATGGACTCGGTGAGGCCCACCGTGGCCACCGCCTCCGCGCCCAACCGGCCGACGAAGGCGACGTCCACCACGGCGAACACCGACTCCATGCACATCTCCAGCACCATGGGCACGGCGAGCAGGAAGATGGCCCGCCCGAGCGGCA includes these proteins:
- a CDS encoding FKBP-type peptidyl-prolyl cis-trans isomerase, with translation MKKTILIAAMLSLTACQGQGAKPGETSATGTTTAGAAGAPQTEEQKTLYALGLSIGRSISVFDMTPQELEFVKAGLTAQVTGQKSDVDLETYGPKLQDLARERSLRKANAEKEKAKAFLEEKAKEPGAVKTESGLIYKETQAGTGPQPQASDVVKVHYKGTLADGKEFDSSYKRGEPTQFPLQGVIKCWTEGLQKMKVGGKAQLVCPSDIAYGDRGAPPNIPGGAALVFDVELLEIVKAPEAPPGMPGMPGGMGTPPAPGAKPPPATKPPPATK
- a CDS encoding GlsB/YeaQ/YmgE family stress response membrane protein — encoded protein: MGLLGWIIFGFFAGLIARAVLPGNQRLGCIGTTLLGVAGAFVGGFLTSVWRGTNWRDPEPTGFGGAILGAIVLLLVAQAAFGGRSSR
- a CDS encoding dienelactone hydrolase family protein, encoding MKRLTWVLAAALMLGACATGKPAEVSRTPSATGAVSEEEFKAMHTLRKDAAPERKGQQVELSDGSKAYLSLPPNAKGPLPAIIVIHEWWGLNEHVQAWTDRLAAEGYAALAVDLYHGKVGTNPDEALALVKQVDDDQATKTLLAAHAFLKGDPRIQAPRTGSIGWCFGGGWSLRTAMAIPELSAAVIYYGHPVTDPQQLSTIKAQVLGIFGTKDKSIPPETVQAFEKALEEAGVRSRIVEYDADHAFANPSGARYDERAAASAWAETSAFLARTLKR
- a CDS encoding GNAT family N-acetyltransferase — translated: MSPLRRATRDDNAALLDLFGDVPMTGDLVLSTQRSPDYFGLFAMQRGEAEVWTHGDPSRLDGMGAIHVRDGWLEGRPCRVGYLGDLRTRFSARRARGLARFYGPVLEETSQRHGVDVFLTAVMASNAAALQALVRRAASREAQPHYHLMRAFSAVSVQFVLRRKPRRGRYTVRRATAADVPAMAALLDADHRSRPFGYRYDTGELEHRLARWPGLRVEDSFLAFDPAGQLVGCTSAWNPDAVKRYRVLAYRGGMKWVRRGFNALATVTGAPRLPAPGGDFRYFYLCNTSIPSEDPAVLRALLDAVYAAFHGQGFHFFTVQQDAADPLASAFDGFLQRRLDFHLYAVTPASRPPRTFPGGRTGFEICLP
- a CDS encoding MATE family efflux transporter, yielding MEETPLADRNAQVPAPVDKGVWTLVKEALHGTEQDLTRLPLGRAIFLLAVPMVLEMCMESVFAVVDVAFVGRLGAEAVATVGLTESILVIIYAAGMGLSIGATAMVARRIGEKDTERAGRTAVQAIGLGVVISAVLAVTGIVFARPILAALGGSPWVLEHGVGYTRVMMGGVVSILLLFLINAIFRGAGDAAIAMRVLMLANGLNILLAPCLIFGLGPFPEMGVVGAAWATTLGRSAGVVYQLYRLIRSNGRLQVRREHVALEPATMLAMLRLSGAGMVQALVSTSSWVVLVRIVASFGSTALAGYTIAIRIVMFALMPAWGLGNAAATLLGQSMGAGDPDRGAKAVWLAGRYNLMVLGTIGVLFFVFAHPLLGLFTTDPAVVEEGATALRVFSLSFFSAAYGMVITSAFNGAGDTRTPTLIDLGCLWALELPLAWVLAKPLGLGPVGAYLAVPAAFAAMSVLGIVLFRRGRWKTRVV
- a CDS encoding CAP domain-containing protein, translated to MRRPSRFRPLSAVGLLTPFLLLACIPDGDPDDSTADAGLDGGLLADGGTDTDAGTVELSQFARDMLEAHNAARAAAKPTPSPALEPLTWDPAVAEVAQKWADNCVFEHNPNRGNAGENIAWSSPGYWDTKGVVKAWVDEVADYDYAKNTCKTGAQCGHYTQVVWRNTRRLGCAMQRCTKSGSTSDFYVCNYAPPGNYVGQRPY